In a genomic window of Virgibacillus sp. SK37:
- a CDS encoding sporulation YhaL family protein produces MLLGIPWWVFIMIGLMFFCGIMAFRAMQAERRLEQQFIEKEGKIYMDRMKAEMEAKHDSKQQMHG; encoded by the coding sequence ATGTTGCTGGGGATACCTTGGTGGGTTTTTATTATGATTGGTTTAATGTTTTTCTGCGGAATTATGGCATTTCGTGCCATGCAAGCGGAAAGAAGACTGGAGCAACAATTTATTGAAAAAGAAGGAAAAATATATATGGACCGGATGAAGGCTGAGATGGAAGCGAAACATGACAGCAAGCAACAAATGCATGGATGA
- a CDS encoding DNA repair exonuclease: MVKQISFLHAADLHLDSPCKGLSYTPSNIFEQIRESTFQALDHLVDAAIRKQVDFVLITGDLFDNERQSLKAQVRLKRAFEKLEEYHINVYMSYGNHDYIKGNIHPVTYPSNVYIFPDEKVSNFTYIRNEEKLAAIYGFSYENKAVLHNKVSEYEIKDETIPFHIGMLHGSIQNNTEHDHYAPFQLSELEGRNFHYWALGHIHKRQILKEDPPIVYSGNIQGRHRKETGEKGCYHVILTENDVEMTFIPLQAIKFTSIKVDVDDCNDIFELEKKLQTKLEQISTEVPALLELTLLSTNEIVKQWYRENLLDEVIELINEPAIVKHNWFYIYKYKGKITSPFKSKNSYTGDPFTGELLHQGDNFPVKSSIGELYLQKKARRYLEALSTEEEETIKQEALELVINELHRK, translated from the coding sequence TTGGTTAAACAAATTTCTTTTCTTCATGCTGCAGATTTGCATCTAGATAGCCCCTGTAAAGGCTTGTCTTACACCCCTTCAAATATATTTGAACAAATCAGGGAGAGTACTTTTCAAGCACTCGATCATCTTGTTGATGCAGCCATTAGAAAGCAGGTTGATTTTGTTTTAATTACTGGCGATTTGTTTGATAATGAGCGACAAAGCTTGAAAGCACAAGTCAGGTTGAAGCGGGCATTTGAAAAATTGGAAGAGTATCATATAAATGTCTATATGTCCTATGGAAACCATGATTACATAAAAGGGAACATCCACCCGGTCACTTATCCATCTAATGTTTACATATTTCCAGATGAGAAAGTTAGTAATTTTACTTATATAAGAAATGAAGAAAAGCTAGCAGCTATATATGGATTCAGTTATGAAAACAAAGCAGTACTTCATAATAAGGTTTCCGAGTATGAAATAAAGGACGAGACGATCCCATTTCATATTGGTATGCTTCATGGCAGTATTCAAAATAACACGGAGCATGATCACTATGCCCCTTTCCAATTAAGTGAGTTGGAAGGAAGAAATTTTCATTATTGGGCGCTTGGTCATATTCATAAAAGACAGATTTTAAAAGAAGACCCCCCGATCGTTTATTCAGGTAATATACAAGGGCGTCATCGAAAGGAAACGGGTGAAAAAGGATGTTATCACGTTATATTGACAGAAAACGATGTAGAAATGACTTTCATTCCTTTACAGGCAATCAAATTTACCTCTATTAAAGTCGATGTTGATGATTGCAATGATATTTTTGAGTTGGAAAAGAAGCTTCAAACTAAATTAGAACAAATAAGTACTGAAGTTCCGGCTCTGCTTGAGCTTACTCTTTTAAGTACAAATGAAATTGTTAAACAATGGTACAGGGAAAATTTGCTCGATGAGGTTATAGAATTGATTAATGAGCCGGCGATAGTGAAGCATAATTGGTTCTATATCTATAAATACAAAGGAAAAATAACCTCCCCGTTCAAATCTAAGAATTCGTATACAGGCGATCCCTTTACTGGAGAATTGCTCCATCAAGGAGATAATTTCCCGGTAAAATCATCTATTGGAGAATTATATCTGCAGAAAAAGGCGCGAAGATACTTGGAAGCCTTAAGTACAGAAGAAGAAGAAACGATTAAACAGGAAGCGTTAGAATTAGTAATAAATGAGCTTCATAGGAAATGA
- a CDS encoding AAA family ATPase: MKFISATINGFGKWVDQSFHFYNDGVNCIYGENESGKSTLHLFILFMLFGLPPKQRNFYRPKTSGTLGGRLTLEAKHTGRFTIERFDGVRNGSALCYTEDGSQHDEEWLAETLQGISSTTYQSIFSFSADDLNDFRNMKEDDLGEVLLGIGLTGSTAIQSVEKMLDNKIGDLFKPYGKKPLINQELDQMALLHKEVRQSATEEKVYQNKNLESDKLSQDIQTLEERVRQLYSERMELERKQQALPVMKQYRELRENLNELPDSIPFPEDGLTRYEKVKNEVLPLRSELSFLTANEKTYENRITILLEELPTEERYKKAAKLVKLKEDYTSFVRERENWQSQLNKLQNRLKMEINQLNIGIGMEDLEEFHLPFHTEKNWNQLKTSSSDLKKESIQLQQEQKELTNQRMYMMNQIGELEDQLLDPHHVSKIKEKLRLSTENELIQRLSMQLTKKKIKWEKEKEKKKKYASIGLWGSIFIALILGITAMLADRSIFYVGTVAMLIIGLLQRVLFHRYLDGMEKIIGTEEMQATNIAIEDEERKEAEHLLASYENTKKDIATLEENLKSIELALVKWNEKNKLNKDAHHTLESKIKQQIDLYPFLLHVEIDYWPELYHNLKHIVTLGHEAGEIKENIRLLKEKKKKIQFELNQFSGSENGEWTEKTIKDQLRELELFTTDYNSNLEKIKQYRQQLHENKEQQHAVKEKLRPYETEIKQLFEVAQVDKEDTYYFKARQLQEKQELEKEKTTLARQLNNFFDDQEEDHSLEWQEEELASRSQQIKKEEIELQKNIEKKRQELANIRAEILQMETSETHSYKLHQYEMKKERVNELAKEWAVLKTAKEMLSETKRNYRDIYLSKVIQQTIYYFGFLTDGRYKDVHPPADGQAFYVVTQDDIHFDVNELSKGTVDQLYISLRFAVSEVMSNEFKLPIIMDDAFIHFDMERAERITEIIKRIGSKQQVLLFTCKHNVREFFENENIIRL, encoded by the coding sequence ATGAAATTTATAAGTGCGACGATAAATGGTTTTGGTAAATGGGTGGATCAGTCATTTCATTTCTATAATGATGGCGTTAATTGTATTTATGGAGAGAATGAATCCGGGAAATCCACTTTACATCTTTTCATATTATTCATGTTATTTGGACTACCTCCAAAACAACGTAATTTCTATCGTCCGAAAACAAGTGGAACTTTAGGAGGGCGGCTTACGCTTGAAGCTAAACATACAGGCAGGTTTACCATTGAACGATTTGATGGGGTACGCAATGGTTCAGCACTTTGTTATACAGAAGATGGCTCACAACATGATGAAGAATGGCTTGCGGAAACCCTGCAAGGTATTTCCTCTACTACATATCAATCTATTTTTTCTTTTTCTGCTGATGATTTAAATGACTTCAGGAACATGAAGGAAGATGATTTGGGAGAAGTGTTGCTTGGAATTGGTTTAACTGGCTCAACAGCTATTCAATCTGTCGAAAAGATGCTCGATAATAAAATTGGTGACCTGTTCAAACCGTATGGCAAAAAGCCACTGATCAACCAAGAGCTAGATCAGATGGCGTTACTACATAAAGAAGTGCGTCAATCAGCAACAGAGGAAAAGGTATATCAGAACAAAAATTTGGAGTCAGATAAATTATCTCAGGATATTCAAACATTGGAGGAGCGAGTAAGACAATTATATAGCGAGCGAATGGAGCTGGAAAGAAAACAACAAGCACTACCAGTTATGAAGCAATATCGTGAACTTAGAGAAAACCTTAATGAGCTCCCCGACTCGATTCCATTTCCAGAGGATGGATTAACTCGTTATGAAAAAGTAAAAAACGAAGTTCTCCCTCTACGAAGCGAACTTTCTTTTCTTACCGCCAATGAAAAGACCTATGAAAATAGAATTACCATATTACTAGAAGAGCTTCCAACTGAAGAGAGATACAAAAAGGCAGCTAAATTAGTAAAGTTAAAAGAAGATTACACCTCTTTCGTAAGAGAAAGAGAAAATTGGCAGAGCCAGCTGAATAAATTACAAAATCGTTTAAAAATGGAAATTAACCAGTTAAACATTGGTATAGGTATGGAAGATTTAGAAGAATTCCATCTTCCCTTCCATACTGAAAAAAACTGGAACCAATTAAAAACATCATCAAGTGATTTGAAAAAAGAATCAATACAACTGCAACAAGAACAAAAAGAGTTAACAAATCAACGTATGTATATGATGAATCAAATTGGTGAACTGGAAGATCAATTGTTGGACCCTCACCATGTAAGCAAGATCAAAGAAAAATTACGATTATCTACAGAAAATGAACTTATCCAGCGACTTTCCATGCAATTAACTAAAAAGAAAATAAAGTGGGAAAAAGAAAAAGAAAAGAAGAAGAAATATGCGTCTATAGGATTATGGGGGAGTATATTCATCGCTCTTATTCTAGGCATAACTGCTATGTTAGCAGACCGTTCCATTTTTTATGTAGGGACGGTAGCTATGTTAATTATTGGATTACTACAAAGAGTATTATTCCATCGCTATTTGGATGGAATGGAAAAAATAATCGGTACGGAGGAAATGCAAGCAACAAATATAGCTATAGAGGATGAGGAGAGGAAGGAAGCGGAGCATTTGCTGGCCTCTTATGAAAATACGAAAAAAGATATAGCTACGTTGGAAGAAAACTTAAAATCAATTGAATTGGCATTGGTCAAATGGAATGAAAAGAATAAGCTTAACAAAGATGCACACCATACGTTGGAAAGCAAAATAAAGCAACAAATCGATCTCTATCCATTTCTTTTGCATGTCGAAATAGATTATTGGCCAGAATTATACCATAACCTAAAACATATTGTTACGTTGGGTCATGAGGCAGGAGAAATAAAAGAGAATATCAGGCTTCTTAAAGAAAAAAAGAAGAAGATTCAATTTGAATTAAACCAGTTTTCAGGCTCAGAAAATGGGGAATGGACAGAAAAGACCATTAAAGACCAACTGAGGGAGCTAGAGCTATTCACCACGGATTATAACTCTAATCTAGAAAAGATAAAGCAGTATAGACAGCAATTACATGAAAACAAGGAACAACAACATGCTGTAAAAGAAAAGCTTAGACCTTATGAAACAGAAATAAAGCAACTGTTTGAAGTGGCACAAGTGGATAAAGAGGATACGTATTACTTTAAAGCAAGGCAACTACAGGAAAAGCAAGAATTGGAAAAGGAAAAGACTACCTTAGCAAGACAACTTAATAACTTTTTTGATGATCAAGAGGAGGACCACTCCCTGGAGTGGCAGGAAGAGGAATTAGCAAGCAGATCTCAGCAGATTAAAAAAGAAGAAATTGAACTGCAAAAAAATATTGAGAAGAAACGTCAGGAATTAGCCAATATTCGTGCAGAGATTTTACAGATGGAAACCTCTGAAACTCACTCTTATAAATTGCACCAATATGAAATGAAAAAAGAAAGAGTGAATGAGCTTGCGAAGGAATGGGCTGTTCTGAAGACAGCAAAAGAAATGTTATCAGAAACGAAAAGAAATTATCGGGATATTTACTTGTCTAAAGTAATCCAACAAACGATTTACTATTTCGGTTTTTTAACAGATGGTCGCTATAAGGATGTTCATCCACCAGCAGATGGGCAGGCATTTTATGTTGTGACACAGGATGATATACATTTTGATGTGAATGAATTATCCAAGGGTACAGTAGATCAGTTATATATTTCACTTCGTTTTGCAGTAAGTGAGGTAATGAGTAATGAATTTAAATTACCGATAATTATGGATGACGCATTTATTCACTTTGACATGGAGCGAGCAGAAAGAATAACTGAAATTATAAAAAGGATTGGTAGTAAGCAGCAAGTACTTCTTTTTACATGTAAACATAATGTGAGGGAATTTTTTGAAAATGAAAACATTATCCGGTTGTAA
- a CDS encoding enoyl-CoA hydratase — protein MSTVIYESRNNVSYIYLNRPERYNALNKEMLEDLFIVLEKVEKNEDRVIILSGKGNAFCAGGDIGMMEDFAEKKFFDEVMDLIGKVALKLYMMPKIVVSAIQGSAAGLGLSLALTADYVVAQKEAKLGMLFIGIGLAPDGGGHFFIKERLGTQMAKQFIWGLKQVDGTQAKSMGLVDMITEDSVGEYTAQFAAKLMTTPLKAMLKTKMLYHSKNKEELVYYLDEEHRIQWELRNTKDHQEGVQAFLEKRKPHFKGN, from the coding sequence ATGAGTACTGTAATATATGAATCAAGAAACAATGTTTCCTATATTTATTTGAATCGCCCGGAGAGGTATAATGCGCTAAATAAAGAGATGCTTGAGGATTTATTTATTGTACTTGAAAAAGTTGAAAAAAATGAAGACAGAGTTATTATCCTCTCTGGAAAAGGAAACGCTTTTTGCGCAGGCGGAGATATTGGAATGATGGAAGACTTTGCCGAGAAGAAGTTTTTCGATGAGGTAATGGACTTAATTGGAAAAGTAGCATTAAAGCTATATATGATGCCAAAAATTGTCGTATCAGCAATTCAGGGCTCAGCAGCGGGATTAGGATTGAGTTTAGCTTTGACTGCAGACTATGTGGTAGCACAAAAGGAAGCGAAGTTGGGTATGCTTTTCATTGGTATAGGATTAGCTCCGGATGGAGGAGGACATTTTTTTATAAAGGAAAGGCTTGGTACGCAAATGGCGAAACAGTTTATCTGGGGGTTGAAGCAGGTTGATGGCACCCAGGCAAAAAGTATGGGTCTTGTAGATATGATTACAGAGGATTCTGTTGGGGAATATACAGCCCAATTCGCTGCTAAGCTAATGACAACACCTCTGAAAGCTATGTTAAAAACAAAAATGTTATACCACTCTAAAAACAAAGAGGAATTGGTTTATTATCTAGATGAAGAGCATAGAATCCAATGGGAGCTTAGAAATACAAAGGATCATCAGGAAGGTGTTCAGGCATTTCTTGAAAAAAGAAAGCCACATTTTAAAGGGAATTAA
- a CDS encoding YhzD family protein — protein MRTYNLTVFDQTGDKLLDESFTAKTDEEAKEVGQARLSEEGYNEHTHRCVSPEAKLILFHR, from the coding sequence ATGAGAACTTATAATTTAACGGTTTTTGATCAAACAGGTGATAAGTTACTTGATGAATCATTCACTGCTAAAACAGATGAAGAAGCAAAAGAAGTTGGGCAGGCACGGTTGTCTGAAGAAGGCTATAATGAACATACACATCGCTGTGTATCACCAGAGGCTAAGCTTATTTTGTTTCACAGATAA
- a CDS encoding CdaR family transcriptional regulator has protein sequence MIQQLKRIFPSLIIYEAHKQYPSDAYKWFITNNKDIIGIEKKELTAKENNILHTFLQPYSIQFPAPTSEEVKWLKIINNERRELQAPSKSFRFVYFIFKHNQISPQKFKESMEALFSCSIPILWENENEGILIEEISTSTDEWVSYEQIIDVLMSDLYVKISFLVGPYMTSIANASTHYKTLIDSARTAFMGTGKQVISFAEAVPSLLIERMEEPFQEELISLILKECRTDMDLLREILTFFQCNLNVSVAAKELHMHRNSLQYRLDKFFDKTGIDLREFHQAFTVYLTILVNMHRER, from the coding sequence ATGATTCAACAACTTAAACGTATCTTTCCTTCTCTCATCATATATGAAGCCCATAAGCAATACCCTTCTGACGCATATAAATGGTTTATTACCAATAACAAAGACATTATAGGTATAGAGAAAAAGGAACTTACTGCAAAGGAAAATAACATACTACATACTTTTCTGCAGCCATATTCGATTCAATTTCCTGCTCCTACATCTGAGGAAGTTAAATGGCTAAAAATTATTAATAATGAGAGGAGAGAGTTGCAAGCCCCCTCCAAGTCATTTAGGTTTGTTTACTTTATATTCAAACATAATCAGATTAGCCCCCAAAAATTTAAAGAATCCATGGAAGCACTTTTTTCTTGTTCCATACCAATACTATGGGAAAATGAAAATGAAGGGATTCTTATTGAGGAGATTAGTACATCGACTGATGAGTGGGTTTCCTATGAACAAATTATTGATGTTCTAATGAGTGATCTTTATGTGAAAATTAGTTTCCTAGTTGGACCTTATATGACATCTATCGCCAACGCCAGCACACATTATAAGACGCTAATAGATAGTGCCCGTACCGCATTCATGGGCACAGGAAAGCAAGTAATCAGCTTTGCTGAAGCAGTACCTTCTCTTCTCATTGAGCGAATGGAAGAGCCATTTCAAGAAGAGCTTATATCTTTAATATTAAAAGAGTGCAGAACTGATATGGATTTGTTACGTGAAATACTTACATTTTTTCAATGTAACTTAAATGTTTCCGTAGCAGCTAAAGAATTACATATGCACCGAAACAGCCTACAATACCGGTTGGATAAATTTTTTGATAAAACAGGTATTGATTTAAGGGAGTTTCATCAGGCATTTACAGTTTACTTAACGATTTTGGTAAACATGCACAGGGAAAGATAA
- a CDS encoding GbsR/MarR family transcriptional regulator — MPEEKDLKEWEKYDETIEKFIQVIAKNMNLYGITSSVGRLYGVLYFSDNPMTLDDMRDALEMSKTSMSTGVRTLSDMKMVESTFKKGIRKDLYRSEEDWYKSFTSLFGNRWRQYTETNIEEADETIAELEQIISKTDNEELIEKVKSDIDRLEYAKNYYEWLMTFIQVIESGKIFDYIPKK, encoded by the coding sequence TTGCCAGAGGAAAAAGACTTAAAAGAATGGGAAAAATATGACGAGACAATAGAAAAGTTTATTCAGGTGATAGCTAAAAATATGAATTTATATGGCATCACTTCTTCTGTTGGGAGACTATATGGTGTGCTGTATTTCTCAGACAATCCAATGACATTAGATGATATGAGAGATGCACTTGAAATGAGTAAAACAAGTATGTCAACAGGGGTTCGGACATTATCTGATATGAAAATGGTTGAATCCACATTTAAAAAAGGGATAAGGAAAGACTTATACCGTTCTGAGGAAGATTGGTATAAATCATTTACTTCCCTTTTTGGCAACCGGTGGCGGCAATATACAGAAACGAATATAGAAGAAGCAGATGAAACTATTGCTGAATTGGAACAAATAATAAGTAAAACAGATAATGAAGAATTAATAGAGAAAGTCAAATCAGATATAGACCGACTTGAGTACGCTAAAAATTATTATGAATGGCTAATGACTTTTATCCAGGTAATAGAGTCGGGCAAAATATTTGATTATATACCTAAGAAATAA
- a CDS encoding ABC transporter permease produces the protein MNKFWIILSHTYMSRVKTKSFLISTLITLLLIVGMANFQHIVDIFADDQAEKIAVIDETNELFDPLNQQVENTDENYELISYEGTIEDGKNAVQEEEYSALLVLNYTDSMLPKASYFANNISEAGKQMALTQQLQQLKISMATEQSGISEEMLAMINAPVEFQADALDKSAKTDEELNQARGIVYVMLFLLYMSVMLYGQMIATDVATEKSSRVMEILVSSASPVTHMFAKIVGIALLGLTQVILFIGVGYLLISSKKDELTGGFFEIFGIQDTSPTVYLYAILFFVLGYLLYATLAAMLGSLVSRVEDVQQLIMPMVFLILIAFFIAMFGIGTPDSGLVRISSFIPFFAPMVMFLRVGMLDVPAWEVSLSIGILIASIILLAIIGARVYKGGVLMYGRSSSLKDLKKAIVLSKKE, from the coding sequence ATGAATAAATTTTGGATCATTCTTTCACATACATATATGTCTCGAGTGAAAACAAAATCATTTCTAATCAGTACACTGATAACACTGCTACTTATCGTAGGAATGGCTAATTTTCAACATATTGTGGACATATTTGCAGACGATCAAGCTGAAAAAATTGCCGTAATTGATGAAACGAATGAACTATTTGATCCGCTTAATCAACAAGTGGAAAACACGGATGAAAATTATGAACTCATTTCATATGAGGGTACAATAGAGGATGGAAAAAATGCTGTGCAGGAGGAAGAGTATAGTGCCTTGCTTGTCTTAAATTATACTGACAGCATGCTGCCGAAAGCGTCTTACTTTGCGAATAATATTTCTGAAGCAGGGAAACAAATGGCGCTGACACAGCAATTGCAACAATTAAAAATTTCAATGGCTACAGAGCAGTCAGGTATAAGTGAAGAGATGCTGGCAATGATCAATGCCCCAGTAGAGTTCCAGGCAGACGCACTTGATAAAAGCGCTAAAACGGATGAAGAATTAAATCAGGCAAGAGGAATTGTATATGTCATGTTATTTTTGTTATATATGTCCGTGATGCTTTATGGCCAAATGATCGCAACAGATGTGGCGACAGAAAAATCCTCACGTGTCATGGAGATCCTAGTATCAAGTGCATCTCCCGTGACTCATATGTTTGCAAAAATAGTTGGTATTGCGTTACTAGGGCTTACACAAGTCATCTTATTTATTGGGGTAGGTTATTTGTTAATCTCAAGCAAAAAGGATGAACTTACCGGCGGCTTTTTTGAAATATTTGGCATACAGGATACCTCGCCGACAGTTTATCTCTACGCTATTTTGTTCTTTGTATTAGGCTATCTTTTATATGCTACTCTTGCTGCTATGCTTGGGTCTTTAGTAAGCAGAGTGGAGGATGTTCAGCAATTAATTATGCCTATGGTTTTCCTAATACTTATTGCTTTCTTTATCGCGATGTTTGGAATTGGAACTCCAGATTCCGGGTTGGTGAGAATCAGCTCTTTCATCCCTTTCTTTGCCCCAATGGTAATGTTCCTGCGTGTTGGGATGCTTGATGTACCGGCATGGGAGGTTTCACTTTCAATCGGTATTTTAATTGCATCTATCATTCTGTTAGCAATTATAGGTGCAAGAGTTTATAAAGGTGGCGTACTTATGTATGGACGCTCCAGTTCATTAAAAGATTTAAAAAAGGCAATTGTTTTATCGAAAAAAGAATAG
- a CDS encoding YlbF family regulator has protein sequence MPNIYDSAYDLEKAIRESEEFKDLKNAYDAVMNDPTAKQMFENFRDTQMALQEKQMQGQEITEEEVEKARQVVELVQQHEEISKLMEQEQRLNLVINDVSRIITKPLEELYGMPEEPTE, from the coding sequence GTGCCTAACATTTATGATAGTGCTTATGATTTAGAGAAAGCAATACGCGAAAGTGAAGAATTTAAAGATTTGAAAAACGCTTATGATGCGGTAATGAATGATCCAACTGCAAAGCAAATGTTCGAAAACTTCCGTGATACTCAAATGGCACTACAAGAAAAACAGATGCAAGGTCAGGAAATCACTGAGGAAGAAGTGGAAAAAGCACGCCAAGTTGTAGAGCTTGTCCAACAACATGAAGAGATTTCAAAGTTAATGGAGCAAGAACAGCGCCTTAATTTAGTTATCAATGATGTCAGCCGTATTATTACAAAGCCTTTAGAGGAATTATACGGTATGCCGGAGGAGCCAACTGAATAA
- the yhaM gene encoding 3'-5' exoribonuclease YhaM, with product MIKGIGTTAIGESFEGYMLIKDAIKGVTSNGKPFLTLMLRDKTGEIEAKLWDTTKEDEAVCVPEQIIKLAGEINQFRGKAQLKILSFRPSQPTDDVHVSDFVEKAPVEKEELTEKLTEAIFEMQNPALQRLVRAFIRKYQEDLLVYPAATKNHHEYVSGLAHHIVSMLAIARELHKLYPEMNKDLLYAGIILHDLGKLKELSGVVTTSYTLEGKLLGHIPMMVEEIGLMAKELQIEGEEVTILQHLILSHHGKAEWGSPKPPLVREAEVLHLIDLMDAKLNMMNRALSKVKPGEFTERMFAMDNRSFYKPIFEK from the coding sequence ATGATCAAAGGGATTGGCACTACAGCTATCGGGGAGTCTTTTGAAGGTTATATGTTAATTAAAGATGCAATAAAAGGGGTCACCAGTAACGGGAAACCATTCTTAACCCTTATGCTACGAGATAAAACAGGGGAGATAGAAGCTAAACTATGGGATACTACAAAGGAAGATGAAGCTGTATGTGTGCCTGAACAAATTATTAAGCTGGCTGGAGAAATAAATCAGTTTCGTGGAAAGGCACAATTAAAAATACTTTCTTTTCGCCCATCCCAGCCAACAGACGATGTTCATGTATCTGATTTTGTGGAAAAGGCACCGGTAGAGAAAGAAGAATTAACCGAGAAATTAACAGAGGCAATTTTTGAAATGCAAAATCCTGCGCTACAACGTCTTGTCAGAGCTTTTATAAGAAAGTATCAAGAAGATTTATTAGTATATCCTGCAGCAACCAAAAACCATCATGAGTATGTCTCTGGATTGGCACACCATATTGTCAGTATGCTTGCAATTGCCAGGGAATTGCATAAGCTTTATCCTGAGATGAATAAAGACTTGTTATATGCTGGGATTATTTTACACGATTTAGGTAAACTGAAAGAGCTCTCCGGTGTTGTAACGACCAGTTATACATTAGAAGGCAAGCTGCTTGGCCATATACCAATGATGGTAGAAGAAATAGGCTTGATGGCTAAAGAGTTGCAAATTGAAGGAGAAGAGGTAACAATCCTACAGCATTTAATCCTATCCCATCATGGAAAAGCGGAGTGGGGAAGTCCTAAGCCTCCATTAGTAAGAGAAGCGGAAGTCTTACACTTAATAGATTTAATGGATGCAAAATTAAATATGATGAATCGCGCATTGAGTAAAGTGAAACCCGGAGAGTTTACCGAGCGAATGTTTGCAATGGATAATCGGTCTTTTTATAAACCTATATTTGAAAAATAA
- a CDS encoding ABC transporter ATP-binding protein: protein MVLQLKKVTKRFGKHTAVDQLSLEIPEKEMFGFLGGNGAGKTTTFRMILGLLDATEGEISWNGETINYNKSHLIGYLPEERGLYPKLTVKEQLIYLGKLRGMRKNEVLTGLKSWLDRFQVPEYLNKKVEELSKGNQQKIQFISAILHKPKLLILDEPFSGLDPINVEMLKEAVVDLKEQGTSIVFSSHRMEHVEELCEQLCILHKGKQVVQGSLKEIKRSFGKKNLIVHAEFPVEFLADLPGVLHYKKVMEGCELQIEQEAASQEIFQALQGRGFVRKFEIEEPSLNDIFIEKVGASYE from the coding sequence ATGGTCTTACAATTAAAGAAAGTGACAAAAAGATTTGGTAAACACACAGCAGTTGACCAGCTTTCATTAGAAATACCTGAAAAAGAAATGTTTGGATTTTTAGGTGGAAATGGGGCTGGGAAAACAACTACATTCCGAATGATTCTCGGACTGCTAGACGCAACAGAGGGGGAAATTTCCTGGAATGGTGAAACAATAAACTACAATAAAAGTCATTTGATCGGATATTTACCGGAGGAGAGAGGTTTATATCCCAAGCTCACAGTAAAGGAGCAACTTATTTATTTAGGAAAATTAAGAGGGATGCGCAAGAATGAGGTTCTTACTGGTTTAAAAAGCTGGCTTGACCGATTTCAGGTTCCTGAGTATTTAAATAAAAAGGTAGAAGAGCTCTCGAAAGGGAACCAGCAGAAAATTCAGTTTATCTCAGCTATTCTTCATAAGCCAAAGCTTCTTATTCTTGATGAACCATTTTCCGGTTTAGATCCAATTAATGTAGAAATGCTGAAAGAAGCTGTAGTGGATTTGAAGGAACAGGGCACGTCTATCGTATTTTCTTCACATCGTATGGAGCATGTGGAAGAATTATGTGAACAATTATGTATTCTGCATAAGGGCAAGCAAGTCGTTCAGGGTTCATTAAAAGAAATTAAACGATCCTTTGGTAAGAAAAACTTAATCGTTCATGCAGAATTTCCGGTGGAATTTTTAGCAGATCTTCCTGGAGTCCTTCACTATAAGAAGGTTATGGAAGGGTGCGAGCTGCAAATTGAACAGGAAGCAGCATCACAAGAGATATTTCAGGCATTACAGGGAAGAGGCTTTGTACGCAAATTTGAAATAGAAGAGCCTTCTTTAAATGATATTTTTATTGAGAAAGTAGGTGCTTCTTATGAATAA